AGCCTTTGCCACGGCTTGCGTTTCATCAAACAGATAGGGGAAGCGGAAGCCGCGTTCCGCAGCCAGCCGCGCCATGTGCTCGGGGCCGTCCTGCGGATAGGTCCCGACATCGTTCGAGGAAATCGCCGCAACGCCGATGCCCAGATCCATCAGCGCCTCGGCATCGCGCTGCAGCCGGTCGAGGATCGCCTGAACATAGGGGCAATGGTTGCAGATAAACATGATCAGCAGGCCTTTCGGCCCGCGGATGTCATCCAGGCTCCAGAACCTGCCCGAGGTGTCGGGCAGGCGGAAATCCGGGGCTTTCCAGCCGAAGTCGCAAACCGGGGGAGAGACGCCCATGACGACCTCAGAGCGCCGCTTGCGCCGCGGCCCGGATTGCCGCGATGTTCTTGCCATAGACCTCGGGGGTTGCAACCGAACCGCCCTTGAAGACGCCCGAGCCCGCCACGAAGACATCGGCGCCCGCCGCGGCCATCAGGGGCGCCGTCACCGGGTCCATGCCGCCGTCGATCTCGATATGCACCGGACGGTCGCCGATCATCGCGCGCAGCTTGCGCACCTTGGCCGTCATGTCGATGTATTTCTGCCCGCCAAAGCCCGGGTTCACCGTCATCACGCAGACAACATCCGCAATATCAAGGACATGCTCGATCGCTTCGGCGGGGGTGCCGGGGTTGATCGCCACGCCCGATTTCATTCCGGCGGCGCGGATCGCCTGCAGCGTGCGGTGGATATGCGGCCCGGCCTCGACATGCGCCGTCAGCACATCGGCGCCCGCCTGCGCATAGGCGTCGATATAGGCATCGACCGGCGAAATCATCAGATGCACGTCCATCACGGTTTTCACATGCTTGCGAAAGGCCGCGACGGCGGGCGGACCAAAGGTGAGGTTCGGCACGAAATGCCCATCCATCACGTCGACATGCACCCAATCGGCGCCCTGCGCCTCGATGGCCTGGATTTCACGGCCGAAATCGGCGAAGTCGGCAGAAAGGATCGAGGGGGCGATCTTGATGGAACGGTCGAAGGTCATGTCGGTCTCCTGAGGGGTTGGGCGGGGTGTCCCCCGCCCGGATAGCACCGGCGTTCAGTTAACGCCCAGAGCGACGCGCCAGCCCGGATAGAGCTTGTCGGCATCGTTCGGGAAGCTTTCGAACGCCCGGGCCAGTTCGCGATGCGATTTCGCATAGGTCACCAGATCCACGCCCGCCTTCCAGGCGTCGCAGGACTGGCGCAGCGATTTCGCCCCGGCGGTGCCGCCATCCAGGTGACCAAAGGCACCGCCGCCCGAGGTCTGGATCACGTTCGAATGGCCGAGGTTGTCGAAGAAGCCCGGCAGACGCAGCGCGTTCATGCCGCCCGAGATGATCGGCGTCGTGGCCTTCATGCCCAGCCAGTCCTGATGGTAGAACGGGCCCTGCGCCGCCTCGTCGGTCAGCATGTAGGCCATGATCTTGTCGGAGGCATCGCCCTCCATCTTGCCATAGCCCATCGTGCCGGTGTGGATGCCCGAGGCGCCCTGCAGACGCGACATCTTCGAGAGCACGAAGGCGGTGTAGCCGCGCATCGACTGCGGCGAGGTCACGGCGCCGTGGCCCGCGCGGTGATAGTGCAGGAACTGGCGCGGGAATTGCCGACGCGCGGTGGTGATCGCCGCCGGGCCGGTGACATAGCCATCCACGAGGAAGGCGACGTGATCGGCGTTTTCGCCAAAAGTTTCAAGGATGTATTCGCCGCGGGCGACCATTTCGTAATGGTCGTCGGCGGTGATGTTGGCCGAGAAAAGCTTGGCTTCGCCGGTTTCGTCCTGCGCCCGTTTCATCGCATCGGCGACGAGACGGATGGTTTCCTTCAGCGGCGCGAAGGTCTGGTTGCCCTGCGGTTCGTCATTCTTGATGAAATCGCCGCCCAGCCAGAATTCATAGCAGGCATCGGCAAAGGGCTTCGGACGCAGACCCAGTTTCGGCTTGATGATCGTGCCGACGACCATGCCGCCATCGACCACCGGACGGCCCAGAACGCGCCACATGTCGGCGATGTTCATCGAGGGGCCGTCGAACAGGCGCAGATAGCAGGGCGGCACGTAGAATTCGTGCATCTTGGCATATTCGACGTCGCCCATGCCCTGGTTGTTGCCGATCGTCAGCGTCAGGAACGAGCACAGCATCGCCCGGCCGTCGATGATGTTTCTGTCAAAGAGTTCAACCGGATAGGCGATCTTCATGATCTCCTTTTCCGGGTCGATCTCGTAGACCAGCGCATCGACGCCGCGGGTGAAATCGTCGGTGGTCGAGACCTCGACGTTCGTCCCGGTCGAGCTTTCGGCGGCGAAATGGGCGGCGGTTTCCAGATAGCCGTAGCCCGCCTTGGGCTTCATGACATAGGCGCAGAGCACATGGCGCCCGCCGGCGATGAGATCGGCTTCCTTGAGGTCGAGCCGGGCGTAACGGTTAGACTGATCCATGATGAGGGGTCCTTTCGATCAGGCGGTTTTCGGCGCAAGCGAGCCGCTGGCATAGCGTTTCGCCATGTCATCCATCGGGATGACCTTGATTTTCGACGCATGGCCCGCGGTGCCGAAGGCCTCGAGACGCGCCTTGCACAGATCGCGCATCGCATCCATCGCGGGCTTCAGGAATTTGCGCGGGTCGAATTCGGCCTTGTTCTGCTCGGCGATGCGGCGGAACTGCCCGGTCATCGCCATGCGGCAGTCGGTGTCGATATTGACCTTGCGCACGCCCATCTTGATGCCGCGCACGATTTCCTCGACCGGCACGCCGAAGGTTTGCGGCATCGCCCCGCCGAATTCGTTGATGATGTCCTGCAGATCCTGCGGCACCGAGGACGAGCCGTGCATGACAAGGTGGGTGTTCGGCAGTTTCTTGTGGATCGCCTCGATCACCGACATCGCCAGGATCTCGCCATCGGGCTTGCGGCTGAACTTGTAGGCGCCATGCGAGGTGCCGCAGGCGATCGCCAGCGCGTCGACTTGGGTTTTCTTCACGAAATCAACGGCCTGATCGGGGTCGGTGAGCAGCTGGCTGTGATCCAGAACGCCTTCGGCGCCGTGGCCATCCTCGGCCTCGCCTTGCCCGGTTTCGAGCGAACCCAGAACGCCCAGCTCGCCCTCGACCGAGGCGCCGACCCAATGCGCCATGCGCGAGACGCGCTCGGTGATGTCGACGTTGTACTCGTAGCTGGCCGGGGTCTTGGCGTCGCCCTCGAGCGAGCCGTCCATCATCACCGAGGTGAAGCCGTGACGGATCGCGGTCATGCAGGTGGCTTCGTTGTTGCCGTGGTCCTGGTGCATGCAGAGCGGAATATCCGGATAGATCGCGGCCAAGGCCTCGATCATCTTCGCCAGCATGATGTCATTGGCATAGGACCGGGCGCCACGCGAGGCCTGGATGATGACCGGCGCATCGACGGCCTTGGCGGCCTCCATGATGGCGAGGCCCTGTTCCATGTTGTTGATGTTGAAGGCGGGCACACCGTAGGAATATTCCGCAGCATGGTCCAACAGTTGCCGAAGGGTGATCAGTGCCATTTTCTCAGTTCCTTGAGTTCGCGGCCTTTTTCTTGGCCGAAATACGCCGGGGGTCCGGGGGCAGCGCCCCGGCGTTTTCTCAGATCAGCTTGCCCATCGCCACGGCGGTATCGGCCATGCGGTTCGAGAAGCCCCATTCATTGTCATACCACGACAGGATGCGGACCATCCGGCCCTCCATCACCTTGGTCTGATCCATGTGGAAGACCGAGGAATGCGGATCGTGATTGAAGTCCGACGAGACGTTGGGCTGGTCGGTATAGCCCAGCACGCCTTTCAGCGGGCCATCGGCGGCGGCGCGGATCGCGGCGTTCACTTCCGCCACGCTGGTGTCACGGGCGGCTTCGAAGACCAGATCGACGACGGAGACGTTCGGGGTGGGAACCCGGATCGCGACGCCGTCGAGCTTGCCCTTGAGTTCGGGCAGCACCAGACCCACGGCCTTGGCAGCCCCGGTCGAGGTCGGGATCATGCTCAGCGCGGCGGCACGGGCGCGGTAGAGATCCTTGTGCATCGTGTCGAGCGTCGGCTGATCGCCGGTATAGCTGTGGATCGTCGTCATGAAGCCTTTCGTGATCCCGATCGCGTCATTCAGCGCTTTCGCAACGGGGCTCAGGCAGTTCGTGGTGCAGGAGGCGTTCGACACGACCAGGTCTTCGGCACTCAGCGTGGCGTGGTTCACGCCAAAAACGATCGTCTTGTCGGCATTGTCGCAGGGCGCCGAGACCAGGACGCGCTTCGAGCCATTTTGCAGATGGGCCGCGGCCTTCTCCTTGGTGGTGAAGATGCCGGTGCATTCCAGCGCGACATCGACATTGCCCCAGGGCAGCTCGGCCGGGTTGCGGATCGCGGTGACCTTGATCGGGCCGCGACCGACGTCGATCCAGTCCTCGCCGGTGGTCACGGTCGCCGGGAAGCGGCCGTGGACAGAATCGAAGCGCAGCAGATGGGCGTTGGTTTCCACCGGGCCAAGGTCGTTGATCGCGACGACTTCGATATCGGTGCGGCCCGACTCGACGATGGCACGCAGCACGTTGCGGCCGATGCGGCCAAAACCGTTGATGGCAACTTTGACGGTCATCATTTCCCTCAGATCAGGTTTTTTGCTTCAGAGACAAGCGCCTCTGCGGTGATGTTGAAGTGTTGATAAAGCTGCGGGGCAGGGGCCGAGGCACCAAAGCCGGTCATGCCGACAAAGGCATCGGTGGGCCCAAGCAGCATGCACCAGCCTTGCCGGATCGCCGCCTCGCAGCCCACCCGCGGCGCCGTGCCCAGAACCTTCGTCACATAATCGCGCGGTTGCGCCGCGAAAAGTTCAAAGCAGGGGGCAGAGACGACGGCGGCGCGGATCCCCTCTTTCGCCAGCTGATCGGCGGCGGCGAGCGCAATCTCGACCTCGGAGCCGGTGGCGATCAGCGTCACCTGCCGGTCCTCGGGACCGCGCAAGAGATAGGCGCCGCGCGCGGTCAGGTTCTCGGCCGTATGGGTGGTGCGCAGCGTCGGCAGGTTCTGCCGCGACAGCACCAGCAGGTTCGGCGTCGCCTTGGAGGTCATGGCGATTTCCCAGGCCTCGGCGGTCTCGACCGCATCGGCGGGGCGGATCACGTTCAGGTTCGGGATCGCCCGCAGCGAGGCCAGATGCTCGACCGGCTGGTGGGTCGGCCCGTCCTCGCCCAGACCAATCGAGTCATGCGTCATCACATAGGTGACCGGAACCCCCATCAGCGCCGAGAGGCGAATGGACGGGCGGCAGTAATCGGCAAAGGCCATGAAGGTGCCGCCATAGGGGCGCAGGCCGCCATGCAGCGCTATGCCGTTCATCGCCGCCGCCATCCCGTGTTCGCGGATGCCGTAGTGAATATAGTTGCCCGCAAAGGCGCCCGGCTTCACCGAGACCATCCCCTTCGACCGGGTCAGGTTCGAGCCGGTCAGATCGGCCGAGCCGCCAACGGAGTGGGGCAGGGTGGCATTCACCACCTCGAGCGCCATCTCGCTGGCCTTGCGCGTCGCCACTTTCGGCTTGTCGGCGGAAAGACGCGCCTTATAGGCCGCGATGGCGGCGGGCAGGGCCGAGGTGTCGTCGGCCTCGGCCTTGATGAAGTCGGCGCGGGCCGCGTGGTTTTGCAACCGCGCCTCCCAGTTGGCCCGCGCCGAAGCCCCCCGTGCCGCAACCCGGCCCCAGGCCGCGGTGAGTTCGGAAGGGATCTCGAAAGGGGCATGCGGCCAGTCAAGGAAAGCCCGCGCGGCGGCGATTTCCTCGGCGCCCAAGGGCGCGCCGTGCACATCGTGGCCGCCCTGCTTGTTCGGCGCGCCAAAGCCGATCACCGTGCGGCAGGCGATCATCGAGGGGCGCGGGTCGGCCTTGGCGGCCTCGATCGCGGCGGCGATCTCATGGGGCGCATGACCGTCGCAGGATTGCACATGCCAGCCCGAGGCGGCAAAGCGCGCCTTCTGATCGGTCGAGGTCGAAAGATCGGTGTCGCCGTCGATGGTGATGCGGTTGTCATCCCAAAACACGATCAGACGGCCCAGCCCCAGATGCCCGGCCAGGTCGATCGCCTCGTGGCTGATGCCCTCCATCAGGCAGCCGTCCCCGGCGATGACATAGGTGAAATGATCAACCAGATCATCGCCATAACGTGCGTTCTTCATGCGCTCGGCCAGCGCCATGCCGACCGCGGTCGCAATCCCCTGACCGAGCGGGCCGGTCGTCATCTCGATGCCGTCGGCATGGCCATATTCGGGATGGCCGGCGGTGCGGGCGCCAAGCTGGCGGAAGTTTTTCAGCTGCGCGATATCCATGTCGGCATAGCCGAGCAGATGGTGCAGCGCATAAAGCAGCATCGAGCCATGACCCGCGGACAGCACGAAGCGGTCACGGTCGGGCCATTTCGGCGCCGCCGGGTCGATCTTCATGAAACGGTTGAAAAGAACGGTGGCGACATCGGCCATGCCCATCGGCATGCCGGGATGCCCGGATTTCGCCTGTTCCACCGCATCCATCGCCAGCGCCCGGATGGCATTGGCCATCCGCGTTTCCTGCGCCATATCGAGATCCTTCATGGCTCCTCCTCCCTGATGAGCCTTTCGTCCGAGCGGCGGGCCCGGTGGGCCGGGCCTCGCCAATGTCTTGAAATCGTTCCGGTTCAGGCCCGCGCGCGACGGCCTTCGCGCACCAGACGCTCGATCAGCGGCGTCAGGATCAGCTGCATCGCCAGATCCTGCTTGTTGCCCGGAATGACGATCGAGTTTGCCCGGCTCATCCACGACCCATGGATCATCGAGGTCAGATAGGGGAAATCGATGCCGCGCGGGTTGCGGAAGCGGATCACGATCAGGCTTTCGTCCGGCGTCGGGATCCAGCGGGTGATGAACGGGTTCGACGTGTCGACAACCGGCACGCGCTGGAAGTTGATGTCGGTCTGCGAGAATTGCGGCACGATGCAGTGCACATAGGCATGCATGCGACGCAGGATCACGTCGGTGACGGCCTCGGTCGTGTAGCCGCGCTGCGCCCGGTCACGGTGGATTTTCTGGATCCATTCAAGGTTGATCACCGGCACGACACCGATTTTCAGGTCGGCATGGGCAGCGATGTTGACCTGATCATTCGTCACGCAGCCATGCAGGCCCTCGTAGAAGAGCAGGTCGGTATCTTCCTCGAACGGCGCCCAGTCGGTGAAATGGCCCGGCTCGACCCCGTATTTCGCCGATTCATTGGCGTCGTGGACATAACGCCGGGTGCGGCCCTTGCCGGTTTCGCCATATTCGCGGAAGACGCGTTCCAGATCCTCGAGCGCATTCGCTTCGTAGGAGAAATGCGAGAAGGTGGCATCGCCCGCGGCATAGCGGCGTTCCAGTTCCGCCTTCATGTCGGCGCGGTTGAACCGGTGGAAGGCGTCGCCCTCGATCGAGACGGCTTTCACCCCCTCGCGGCGGAAGATCTGGTCGAAGGTCGCCTTGACGGTCGAGGTGCCAGCCCCCGAGGAACCGACGACAGA
This DNA window, taken from Rhodobacter capsulatus SB 1003, encodes the following:
- a CDS encoding phosphoribulokinase translates to MSKKYPIISVVGSSGAGTSTVKATFDQIFRREGVKAVSIEGDAFHRFNRADMKAELERRYAAGDATFSHFSYEANALEDLERVFREYGETGKGRTRRYVHDANESAKYGVEPGHFTDWAPFEEDTDLLFYEGLHGCVTNDQVNIAAHADLKIGVVPVINLEWIQKIHRDRAQRGYTTEAVTDVILRRMHAYVHCIVPQFSQTDINFQRVPVVDTSNPFITRWIPTPDESLIVIRFRNPRGIDFPYLTSMIHGSWMSRANSIVIPGNKQDLAMQLILTPLIERLVREGRRARA
- the tkt gene encoding transketolase, translated to MKDLDMAQETRMANAIRALAMDAVEQAKSGHPGMPMGMADVATVLFNRFMKIDPAAPKWPDRDRFVLSAGHGSMLLYALHHLLGYADMDIAQLKNFRQLGARTAGHPEYGHADGIEMTTGPLGQGIATAVGMALAERMKNARYGDDLVDHFTYVIAGDGCLMEGISHEAIDLAGHLGLGRLIVFWDDNRITIDGDTDLSTSTDQKARFAASGWHVQSCDGHAPHEIAAAIEAAKADPRPSMIACRTVIGFGAPNKQGGHDVHGAPLGAEEIAAARAFLDWPHAPFEIPSELTAAWGRVAARGASARANWEARLQNHAARADFIKAEADDTSALPAAIAAYKARLSADKPKVATRKASEMALEVVNATLPHSVGGSADLTGSNLTRSKGMVSVKPGAFAGNYIHYGIREHGMAAAMNGIALHGGLRPYGGTFMAFADYCRPSIRLSALMGVPVTYVMTHDSIGLGEDGPTHQPVEHLASLRAIPNLNVIRPADAVETAEAWEIAMTSKATPNLLVLSRQNLPTLRTTHTAENLTARGAYLLRGPEDRQVTLIATGSEVEIALAAADQLAKEGIRAAVVSAPCFELFAAQPRDYVTKVLGTAPRVGCEAAIRQGWCMLLGPTDAFVGMTGFGASAPAPQLYQHFNITAEALVSEAKNLI
- the fba gene encoding class II fructose-bisphosphate aldolase (catalyzes the reversible aldol condensation of dihydroxyacetonephosphate and glyceraldehyde 3-phosphate in the Calvin cycle, glycolysis, and/or gluconeogenesis), coding for MALITLRQLLDHAAEYSYGVPAFNINNMEQGLAIMEAAKAVDAPVIIQASRGARSYANDIMLAKMIEALAAIYPDIPLCMHQDHGNNEATCMTAIRHGFTSVMMDGSLEGDAKTPASYEYNVDITERVSRMAHWVGASVEGELGVLGSLETGQGEAEDGHGAEGVLDHSQLLTDPDQAVDFVKKTQVDALAIACGTSHGAYKFSRKPDGEILAMSVIEAIHKKLPNTHLVMHGSSSVPQDLQDIINEFGGAMPQTFGVPVEEIVRGIKMGVRKVNIDTDCRMAMTGQFRRIAEQNKAEFDPRKFLKPAMDAMRDLCKARLEAFGTAGHASKIKVIPMDDMAKRYASGSLAPKTA
- the rpe gene encoding ribulose-phosphate 3-epimerase produces the protein MTFDRSIKIAPSILSADFADFGREIQAIEAQGADWVHVDVMDGHFVPNLTFGPPAVAAFRKHVKTVMDVHLMISPVDAYIDAYAQAGADVLTAHVEAGPHIHRTLQAIRAAGMKSGVAINPGTPAEAIEHVLDIADVVCVMTVNPGFGGQKYIDMTAKVRKLRAMIGDRPVHIEIDGGMDPVTAPLMAAAGADVFVAGSGVFKGGSVATPEVYGKNIAAIRAAAQAAL
- a CDS encoding ribulose-bisphosphate carboxylase gives rise to the protein MDQSNRYARLDLKEADLIAGGRHVLCAYVMKPKAGYGYLETAAHFAAESSTGTNVEVSTTDDFTRGVDALVYEIDPEKEIMKIAYPVELFDRNIIDGRAMLCSFLTLTIGNNQGMGDVEYAKMHEFYVPPCYLRLFDGPSMNIADMWRVLGRPVVDGGMVVGTIIKPKLGLRPKPFADACYEFWLGGDFIKNDEPQGNQTFAPLKETIRLVADAMKRAQDETGEAKLFSANITADDHYEMVARGEYILETFGENADHVAFLVDGYVTGPAAITTARRQFPRQFLHYHRAGHGAVTSPQSMRGYTAFVLSKMSRLQGASGIHTGTMGYGKMEGDASDKIMAYMLTDEAAQGPFYHQDWLGMKATTPIISGGMNALRLPGFFDNLGHSNVIQTSGGGAFGHLDGGTAGAKSLRQSCDAWKAGVDLVTYAKSHRELARAFESFPNDADKLYPGWRVALGVN
- a CDS encoding thioredoxin family protein; translated protein: MGVSPPVCDFGWKAPDFRLPDTSGRFWSLDDIRGPKGLLIMFICNHCPYVQAILDRLQRDAEALMDLGIGVAAISSNDVGTYPQDGPEHMARLAAERGFRFPYLFDETQAVAKAYDAICTPDFFGFNAEDALQYRGRLDASGRQPGPADARRELYEAMVRVAETGQGPRDQIASLGCSIKWKD
- the gap gene encoding type I glyceraldehyde-3-phosphate dehydrogenase, whose product is MTVKVAINGFGRIGRNVLRAIVESGRTDIEVVAINDLGPVETNAHLLRFDSVHGRFPATVTTGEDWIDVGRGPIKVTAIRNPAELPWGNVDVALECTGIFTTKEKAAAHLQNGSKRVLVSAPCDNADKTIVFGVNHATLSAEDLVVSNASCTTNCLSPVAKALNDAIGITKGFMTTIHSYTGDQPTLDTMHKDLYRARAAALSMIPTSTGAAKAVGLVLPELKGKLDGVAIRVPTPNVSVVDLVFEAARDTSVAEVNAAIRAAADGPLKGVLGYTDQPNVSSDFNHDPHSSVFHMDQTKVMEGRMVRILSWYDNEWGFSNRMADTAVAMGKLI